A portion of the Microbacterium hominis genome contains these proteins:
- a CDS encoding Rv2175c family DNA-binding protein: MTDDSPSRIETDWLTLPDLVEILDEPLGRVRRLLDESHLVGSRRDGVLKVPAVFLQDGRPLSSLRGTVIVLHDAGFTDDEAIDWLLSAEESIGIAPIEALQAGRKSEVRRVARTLA, from the coding sequence GTGACCGATGACAGCCCCTCACGCATCGAGACCGACTGGCTGACCCTTCCCGACCTCGTCGAGATCCTCGACGAACCGCTCGGGCGTGTGCGTCGGCTCCTGGACGAGTCGCACCTGGTGGGATCGCGCCGCGACGGCGTGCTCAAGGTGCCCGCCGTCTTCCTTCAGGACGGGCGCCCCCTGAGCTCGCTGCGCGGCACCGTGATCGTGCTCCACGACGCGGGCTTCACCGATGACGAGGCCATCGACTGGCTGCTGAGCGCCGAGGAATCGATCGGCATCGCGCCGATCGAGGCCCTCCAGGCCGGTCGCAAGAGCGAAGTGCGTCGCGTCGCGCGCACGCTGGCCTGA
- a CDS encoding ROK family glucokinase encodes MLRVGIDIGGTKIAGGVVDAEGRIVEKLRVDTPVDTSELAQAVVDMTLHLSARHEVAAVGVAAAGFIDRDRAVVIHAPNIAWRNEPLKATLEAGIGKPVTIENDANAAGWAEFRFGAGRDVEHMIMLTMGTGVGGAVVLDGKLYRGGHGIGGELGHVRFTRDGLPCGCGQHGCLEQYASGRALQREANAIADAGGIGAGLAALREEKGHISGPSVSRLVLAGDEGAIEALRRVATALGEACGGFQAALDPELFVIGGGVAQLGEDLLAPVRLAYETSLPGYGDRPIAQFAIAQLGNDAGLIGAADLAEIDG; translated from the coding sequence GTGCTACGCGTCGGAATCGACATCGGCGGAACGAAGATCGCCGGGGGAGTCGTGGATGCCGAGGGGCGCATCGTCGAGAAGCTGCGGGTCGACACCCCTGTCGATACGAGCGAGCTCGCACAGGCGGTCGTCGACATGACACTGCACCTGTCCGCGCGGCACGAGGTCGCCGCCGTGGGCGTCGCCGCCGCGGGATTCATCGACCGTGACCGCGCCGTCGTCATCCACGCGCCCAACATCGCCTGGCGCAACGAGCCGCTCAAGGCGACGCTCGAAGCGGGCATCGGCAAGCCGGTCACGATCGAGAACGACGCCAACGCTGCCGGCTGGGCCGAGTTCCGCTTCGGGGCCGGCCGTGACGTCGAGCACATGATCATGCTCACCATGGGTACGGGCGTGGGCGGCGCGGTCGTGCTGGACGGAAAGCTCTACCGAGGCGGGCACGGCATCGGCGGCGAACTCGGCCACGTGCGCTTCACCCGCGACGGCCTTCCGTGCGGGTGCGGGCAGCACGGATGCCTCGAGCAGTACGCATCGGGTCGCGCGCTGCAGCGCGAGGCGAATGCGATCGCCGACGCGGGCGGGATCGGCGCCGGCCTCGCGGCGCTGCGCGAGGAGAAGGGGCACATCAGCGGCCCGTCGGTGTCGCGCCTCGTGCTCGCCGGCGACGAAGGCGCCATCGAGGCCCTTCGACGCGTCGCGACGGCGCTCGGCGAGGCATGCGGCGGCTTCCAGGCCGCCCTCGACCCCGAGCTCTTCGTGATCGGCGGCGGGGTCGCACAGCTGGGCGAAGACCTGCTGGCACCGGTGCGGCTCGCCTACGAGACCTCGCTGCCCGGCTACGGCGACCGGCCGATCGCGCAGTTCGCCATCGCCCAGCTCGGAAACGACGCGGGGCTCATCGGCGCCGCCGATCTCGCCGAGATCGACGGCTGA
- a CDS encoding lysophospholipid acyltransferase family protein: MFYWLMKYVVIGPLVKGIFRPWIVGRRNVPSAGGAILASNHLSFVDSIILPLMIDRPVSFLAKSDYFTGKGLKGWATRVFFKGTGQLPIDRSGGKASEASLNTGLQVLGGGNLLGIYPEGTRSPDGKLYRGRTGIARMALEAGVPVVPVIMVDTDTMMPIGQRIPRVVRVGVVIGEPLDFSRFAGMESDRYILRSITDEIMVALQRLGEQEYEDVYASTVKDRLKTAR; this comes from the coding sequence TTGTTCTACTGGCTGATGAAGTACGTGGTCATCGGACCGCTCGTCAAGGGGATCTTCCGTCCCTGGATCGTCGGCCGGCGCAACGTTCCCTCGGCCGGCGGAGCGATCCTCGCCAGCAACCACCTCTCCTTCGTGGATTCGATCATCCTGCCGCTCATGATCGACAGGCCGGTGTCGTTCCTCGCCAAGAGCGACTACTTCACCGGCAAGGGCCTCAAGGGCTGGGCCACGCGCGTGTTCTTCAAGGGCACGGGACAGCTGCCGATCGACAGGTCGGGCGGCAAGGCTTCGGAGGCATCGTTGAACACGGGCCTCCAGGTGCTCGGCGGCGGGAACCTGCTCGGCATCTATCCGGAGGGCACCCGCAGCCCCGACGGCAAGCTCTACCGCGGCCGCACCGGCATCGCCCGAATGGCGCTCGAGGCGGGCGTGCCCGTCGTGCCGGTGATCATGGTCGACACCGACACGATGATGCCGATCGGCCAGCGCATCCCGCGTGTGGTGCGGGTGGGCGTGGTGATCGGCGAGCCCCTCGATTTCTCGCGGTTCGCCGGCATGGAGAGCGACCGGTACATCCTGCGCTCCATCACCGACGAGATCATGGTCGCGCTGCAGCGGCTGGGCGAGCAGGAGTACGAGGACGTCTACGCCTCGACCGTGAAGGACCGCCTCAAGACCGCGCGCTGA
- a CDS encoding class II 3-deoxy-7-phosphoheptulonate synthase → MLQTPDALDHWRTLPIKQQPEWPDADAVAAASAELATLPPLVFAGEVDNLRDRLARAASGKAFLLQGGDCAETFAGATAEQIRNRIKTVLQMAVVLTYGASMPIVKMGRMAGQFAKPRSSNTETRGEVTLPAYRGDIVNGYDFTSGSRQADPQRLLKGYHTAASTINLIRAFTQGGFADLREVHSWNKGFAQNPANARYEGLATEIDRAIRFMEAAGADFDELKRVEFYTGHEGLLMDYERPLTRIDSRTGTPYNTSAHFLWIGERTRDLDGAHVDYFSKIRNPIGVKLGPTTTPETALALIDKLDPQREPGRLTFITRMGAGKIRDALPPLLEAVKDSGATPLWVTDPMHGNGITTPTGYKTRRFDDVVDEVRGFFEAHRVTGTFPGGIHVELTGDDVTECLGGSEMIDEATLATRYESLCDPRLNHMQSLELAFLVAEELEKLPR, encoded by the coding sequence ATGCTCCAGACGCCCGACGCGCTCGACCACTGGCGGACACTGCCCATCAAGCAGCAGCCCGAGTGGCCCGACGCCGACGCGGTTGCCGCCGCCTCGGCAGAGCTCGCCACCCTGCCCCCGCTCGTGTTCGCCGGCGAGGTCGACAACCTCCGCGATCGGCTCGCGCGCGCCGCGTCGGGCAAGGCGTTCCTGCTGCAGGGCGGCGACTGCGCCGAGACCTTCGCGGGCGCGACGGCCGAGCAGATCCGCAACCGCATCAAGACGGTGCTGCAGATGGCGGTCGTGCTCACCTACGGCGCCTCGATGCCCATCGTCAAGATGGGCCGCATGGCCGGGCAGTTCGCCAAGCCCCGCTCGAGCAACACCGAGACCCGTGGCGAGGTCACGCTGCCGGCGTACCGCGGCGACATCGTCAACGGCTACGACTTCACCTCGGGCTCCCGACAGGCCGACCCGCAGCGCCTGCTGAAGGGCTACCACACGGCCGCGTCGACCATCAATCTCATCCGCGCGTTCACGCAGGGCGGCTTCGCCGACCTGCGTGAGGTGCACTCGTGGAACAAGGGCTTCGCGCAGAACCCCGCGAACGCCCGCTACGAGGGCCTCGCGACCGAGATCGACCGGGCGATCAGGTTCATGGAGGCCGCCGGCGCCGATTTCGACGAGCTCAAGCGCGTCGAGTTCTACACCGGCCATGAGGGCCTGCTCATGGACTACGAGCGCCCGCTCACCCGCATCGATTCCCGCACGGGCACGCCGTACAACACGTCGGCGCACTTCCTGTGGATCGGGGAGCGCACGCGCGACCTCGATGGTGCGCACGTCGACTACTTCTCGAAGATCCGCAACCCCATCGGCGTCAAGCTGGGCCCGACGACCACGCCCGAGACCGCGCTGGCGCTCATCGACAAGCTCGACCCGCAGCGCGAGCCGGGGCGCCTCACCTTCATCACCCGCATGGGCGCGGGCAAGATCCGCGACGCTCTCCCGCCGCTGCTGGAAGCCGTCAAGGACTCGGGCGCCACGCCGCTGTGGGTCACCGACCCCATGCACGGAAACGGCATCACGACGCCCACCGGCTACAAGACCCGTCGCTTCGACGACGTCGTCGACGAGGTGCGCGGATTCTTCGAGGCGCACCGCGTCACGGGGACCTTCCCCGGCGGCATCCACGTCGAGCTCACCGGCGACGACGTCACCGAGTGCCTGGGCGGTTCCGAGATGATCGACGAGGCCACCCTCGCGACCCGCTACGAGTCGCTGTGCGACCCGCGCCTGAACCACATGCAGTCGCTCGAGCTCGCGTTCCTCGTGGCCGAGGAGCTGGAGAAGCTGCCGCGCTGA
- a CDS encoding AMP-dependent synthetase/ligase, whose product MVQFDVPPIVPADPQANITDLLVQRVKATPDLALFAVPAGDGWRDITAAEFQRQVIALAKGFVAGGIEPGDKVGFIARTTYDWTLVDFALFYAGAVMVPIYETSSASQIAWNLTDSGAIACIAELPDHTARIEEARGELPLVRNVWSMHAGDLDRLVSEGADVADEEIERRRSIANGADIATLIYTSGSTGRPKGCVLTHSNFVELVRNAAKSNHEVFETPGASTLLFITTAHVFARFISILDIHAGVKTGHQPDTKQLLPALGSFKPTFLLAVPRVFEKVYNSAEQKAEAGGKGKIFRAAAATAIEHSTLTQEGRKVPFGTKVKFALFDRLVYSKLRTAMGGQVAYAVSGSAPLGPRLGHFFHSLGVTILEGYGLTETTAPATVNQARMSKIGTVGPVIPGVGVRLADDGEIEVRGINVFKEYWRNPEATAAAFDGEWFKTGDIGAFDDEGFLTITGRKKEILVTAGGKNVAPAALEDPIRANPIVGQVVVVGDQKPFIAALVTLDPEMLPTWLANNGLSANMSLADAAANDAVRAEVQKAIDRANAGVSRAESVRKFTILDSEWTEASGHLTPKMSIKRNVILADFAAEIDAIYTVPADTTNVSLA is encoded by the coding sequence GTGGTTCAATTCGACGTCCCCCCGATCGTGCCTGCCGACCCGCAGGCCAATATCACCGACCTTCTCGTCCAGCGTGTCAAGGCCACGCCGGATCTGGCGCTGTTCGCCGTGCCCGCCGGCGACGGCTGGCGCGACATCACCGCCGCCGAGTTCCAGCGGCAGGTGATCGCCCTGGCCAAGGGCTTCGTCGCCGGTGGCATCGAGCCCGGCGACAAGGTGGGCTTCATCGCCCGCACCACCTATGACTGGACGCTGGTCGACTTCGCGCTGTTCTATGCCGGCGCGGTCATGGTTCCCATCTACGAGACCAGCTCGGCATCCCAGATCGCCTGGAACCTGACCGACTCGGGCGCCATCGCCTGCATCGCGGAACTCCCCGACCACACGGCGCGCATCGAGGAGGCCCGGGGCGAACTCCCGCTCGTGCGCAACGTCTGGAGCATGCACGCCGGCGACCTCGACAGGCTGGTGTCCGAGGGCGCCGACGTCGCCGACGAGGAGATCGAGCGGCGCCGTTCGATCGCGAACGGCGCCGACATCGCGACTCTGATCTACACGTCCGGCTCGACCGGGCGGCCCAAGGGGTGCGTGCTCACGCACAGCAACTTCGTCGAACTCGTCCGCAACGCGGCGAAGTCGAACCACGAGGTCTTCGAGACGCCCGGGGCTTCCACGCTGCTGTTCATCACGACGGCGCACGTCTTCGCGCGCTTCATCTCCATCCTGGACATCCACGCGGGCGTGAAGACCGGACACCAGCCCGACACGAAGCAGCTCCTGCCGGCACTCGGCTCGTTCAAGCCGACGTTCCTCCTGGCCGTGCCGCGCGTGTTCGAGAAGGTCTACAACTCGGCCGAGCAGAAGGCCGAAGCGGGCGGCAAGGGCAAGATCTTCCGCGCCGCCGCCGCCACCGCGATCGAGCACTCCACCCTCACGCAGGAGGGCAGGAAGGTCCCGTTCGGCACGAAGGTGAAGTTCGCGCTGTTCGACCGGCTCGTCTACTCGAAGCTGCGCACCGCGATGGGCGGTCAGGTCGCGTACGCCGTGTCGGGCTCGGCCCCGCTCGGACCGCGTCTCGGGCACTTCTTCCACAGCCTCGGCGTGACGATCCTCGAGGGCTACGGCCTCACCGAGACCACGGCGCCCGCGACCGTCAACCAGGCGCGCATGTCGAAGATCGGAACGGTCGGCCCCGTGATCCCGGGTGTGGGCGTCCGACTCGCCGATGACGGCGAGATCGAGGTGCGGGGCATCAACGTCTTCAAGGAGTACTGGCGCAACCCCGAGGCCACGGCCGCGGCGTTCGACGGCGAGTGGTTCAAGACCGGCGACATCGGCGCATTCGATGACGAGGGCTTCCTCACGATCACCGGACGAAAGAAGGAGATCCTCGTCACGGCGGGCGGCAAGAACGTCGCACCGGCCGCCCTCGAGGACCCGATCCGCGCCAACCCGATCGTCGGACAGGTCGTCGTGGTCGGCGACCAGAAGCCGTTCATCGCGGCGCTGGTCACCCTCGACCCGGAGATGCTGCCGACGTGGCTCGCCAACAACGGCCTGTCCGCGAACATGTCGCTCGCCGACGCCGCCGCGAATGACGCCGTGCGTGCCGAGGTGCAGAAGGCCATCGACCGGGCCAACGCCGGCGTGTCGCGCGCGGAGTCGGTGCGCAAGTTCACGATCCTCGACTCCGAGTGGACCGAGGCCAGCGGTCACCTGACGCCGAAGATGAGCATCAAGCGCAACGTCATCCTCGCCGACTTCGCCGCCGAGATCGACGCCATCTACACGGTGCCGGCCGACACGACGAACGTCTCGCTGGCGTAA
- a CDS encoding LysM peptidoglycan-binding domain-containing protein, with protein MPAAIVGSIAISLTAAPAAGALEVREGRDAPRVKPLAAAVPAAPASASAAAVAAPAPAVTALRAPAATAPTTYTVRRGDTVSAIAVRFGLRTADVLALNGLTWRSVIYPGQVLKLTGAAAAAPAAPATATPAPVSASYTVRAGDTVSAIASRHGVTTAAVLSANKLSWSSIIYPGQKLVIPGKTTSVSTPAAAPAAPSTPAPAAPSTPAPATSGTYVVKAGDTVSAIASRHGVTTTAVLTANRLSWSSIIYPGQKLTIPAKSVAGLNAEQAENARLIIRIGRELGVPDRGIAIALGTAMQESWIRNLDWGDRDSLGLFQQRPSSGWGTPAQLRDRSHAIRAFYGGPSDPNGSRTRGLLDIPGWQSMSFAAAAQAVQISAYPDRYAKWEKPAYQWLAALG; from the coding sequence CTGCCCGCCGCCATCGTGGGATCGATCGCGATCTCCCTCACCGCGGCGCCCGCCGCCGGAGCCCTGGAGGTCCGCGAGGGTCGCGACGCGCCTCGCGTGAAACCGCTCGCCGCGGCGGTGCCCGCGGCTCCCGCTTCGGCGTCTGCTGCGGCTGTGGCCGCGCCCGCCCCCGCCGTCACCGCGCTGCGGGCTCCGGCGGCGACGGCGCCGACGACGTACACCGTGCGCCGCGGCGACACCGTCTCGGCGATCGCCGTGCGGTTCGGGCTGCGCACCGCCGACGTGCTCGCGCTCAACGGGCTCACGTGGCGCTCGGTGATCTACCCGGGCCAGGTGCTCAAGCTCACCGGCGCCGCCGCGGCGGCTCCCGCCGCCCCCGCCACGGCCACCCCGGCTCCGGTGTCGGCCTCCTACACCGTGCGCGCCGGTGACACCGTCAGCGCGATCGCCTCCCGCCACGGCGTGACGACGGCCGCAGTGCTGTCTGCCAACAAGCTCAGCTGGTCGTCGATCATCTACCCCGGCCAGAAGCTCGTGATCCCGGGCAAGACGACGTCGGTCTCGACGCCGGCTGCCGCACCGGCGGCCCCGAGCACGCCCGCACCGGCGGCCCCGAGCACGCCCGCACCGGCGACCTCGGGCACGTACGTGGTCAAGGCGGGAGACACCGTCAGTGCGATCGCCTCCCGCCATGGCGTCACCACCACGGCCGTGCTCACGGCCAACAGGCTCAGCTGGTCGTCGATCATCTACCCCGGCCAGAAGCTCACGATCCCCGCGAAGTCGGTGGCGGGACTCAATGCCGAACAAGCGGAGAACGCCCGCCTGATCATCCGCATCGGCCGTGAGCTCGGCGTCCCCGATCGCGGCATCGCGATCGCCCTGGGAACGGCGATGCAGGAGTCGTGGATCCGCAACCTCGATTGGGGCGACCGCGACTCGCTCGGCCTGTTCCAGCAGCGGCCGAGCAGCGGCTGGGGCACTCCGGCGCAGCTGCGCGACCGCTCGCACGCGATCCGCGCGTTCTACGGCGGCCCGTCGGACCCGAACGGATCGCGCACCCGGGGTCTGCTCGACATCCCCGGCTGGCAGAGCATGTCGTTCGCGGCGGCCGCGCAGGCCGTGCAGATCTCCGCCTACCCCGACCGTTACGCGAAGTGGGAGAAGCCGGCGTACCAGTGGCTGGCCGCTCTGGGCTGA
- a CDS encoding DUF3040 domain-containing protein, whose amino-acid sequence MPLSEQEQRLLDEMERHLMRNDADVVSAPRDGRSLSYRNIVYGTVLVLLGLGGLLVGVALPLVAVGVIGFAVMLAGVVLAVTPTRSAIPRPRDASAPPSAPKPRGGSSFMDRMNDRWDRRQGER is encoded by the coding sequence ATGCCACTCTCCGAACAGGAGCAGCGCCTGCTCGACGAGATGGAGCGCCATCTCATGCGCAACGACGCAGATGTCGTCAGCGCGCCCCGTGACGGTCGCTCGCTGAGCTACCGCAACATCGTCTACGGCACGGTCCTCGTGCTGCTGGGACTGGGCGGACTCCTCGTCGGAGTCGCGCTGCCGCTCGTCGCCGTCGGCGTCATCGGGTTCGCCGTGATGCTCGCGGGCGTCGTGCTCGCGGTCACGCCGACCCGGTCCGCGATCCCGCGACCGCGCGACGCCTCCGCGCCGCCGAGCGCGCCCAAGCCGCGCGGCGGCTCGTCGTTCATGGATCGCATGAACGATCGCTGGGACCGCCGGCAGGGGGAGCGCTGA
- the mraZ gene encoding division/cell wall cluster transcriptional repressor MraZ — protein sequence MLLGTHTPKLDDKGRVILPSKFREDLGGGVVVTRGQDRCLYVFSTQEFERVHERIREAPLANKQARDFLRMFLSGASAETPDSQNRITIPQSLRAYAGLERELVVTGVGAHAEIWNADAWNAYAEANEESYAELEQEVIPGLF from the coding sequence ATGCTTCTCGGCACGCACACACCCAAGCTCGATGACAAAGGCCGGGTGATCCTCCCCTCGAAGTTCCGTGAAGACCTGGGTGGCGGCGTCGTCGTCACCCGCGGTCAAGATCGCTGCCTCTACGTGTTCTCCACGCAGGAGTTCGAGCGCGTGCACGAGCGCATTCGCGAAGCCCCCCTCGCGAACAAGCAGGCCCGCGACTTCCTGCGCATGTTCCTCTCCGGAGCCAGCGCCGAGACCCCCGACAGCCAGAACCGCATCACCATCCCGCAATCGCTGCGCGCCTACGCCGGCCTCGAGCGCGAGCTCGTCGTCACCGGCGTGGGAGCCCACGCCGAGATCTGGAACGCCGACGCGTGGAACGCCTACGCCGAGGCGAACGAAGAGTCGTACGCCGAGCTCGAGCAGGAGGTGATTCCGGGCCTGTTCTGA
- a CDS encoding polyprenyl synthetase family protein, with the protein MPPSEAPVEQISQRLDTFLRFAREETAPFGAEARLLVDAAAAALRGGKRLRGRFCVAGWRAVASPETAAGPLPDPVASAAAALEVFHAAALVHDDLIDNSDTRRGRPSAHRALQAAHAAAGWSGGAEAFGRSAAILLGDLLVAWSDDLFEEGLRAASTPLAAAARAQFAAMRREVTLGQFLDIAEESAFATEPDDRHAERALRVASMKSARYSVQQPLSIGGALAGADDMQAAALAAFGHPVGMAFQLRDDVLGVFGDEAVTGKPSGDDLREGKRTVLIAYAREALEADARAEVDRLLGDPGLGPDEVAALQRTIIDTGALARVEELIDRYAAEAEAALPGSSLDEAALEDLRDLARAATVRST; encoded by the coding sequence GTGCCACCCTCGGAAGCGCCCGTTGAGCAGATTTCTCAGCGACTCGACACTTTTCTCCGGTTCGCGCGAGAGGAGACGGCGCCGTTCGGCGCGGAGGCGCGTCTGCTCGTGGATGCCGCGGCTGCCGCGCTGCGCGGAGGCAAGCGCTTGCGCGGACGCTTCTGCGTCGCCGGCTGGCGTGCCGTCGCGAGCCCCGAGACGGCCGCGGGCCCTCTTCCCGATCCGGTCGCCAGCGCCGCCGCCGCCCTCGAGGTCTTCCATGCCGCAGCCCTCGTGCACGACGACCTCATCGACAACTCCGACACCCGTCGCGGCCGCCCCTCCGCGCACCGCGCCCTCCAGGCCGCGCATGCCGCTGCCGGATGGAGCGGCGGCGCGGAGGCCTTCGGGCGCTCGGCCGCGATCCTCCTCGGCGACCTGCTCGTCGCGTGGAGCGACGACCTGTTCGAAGAGGGGCTGCGCGCAGCATCCACTCCCCTGGCCGCCGCTGCGCGCGCGCAGTTCGCCGCGATGCGACGCGAGGTGACGCTGGGCCAGTTCCTCGACATCGCAGAGGAGTCCGCCTTCGCCACCGAGCCCGACGATCGTCACGCAGAGCGCGCCCTGAGGGTCGCGTCGATGAAGTCCGCGCGGTACAGCGTGCAGCAGCCCCTCTCCATCGGGGGCGCCCTCGCGGGCGCCGACGACATGCAGGCCGCCGCGCTGGCCGCGTTCGGCCACCCGGTCGGCATGGCGTTCCAGTTGCGCGATGACGTGCTCGGCGTCTTCGGCGACGAGGCCGTCACCGGCAAGCCCTCGGGCGACGATCTGCGCGAGGGCAAGCGCACAGTGCTCATCGCCTACGCACGGGAGGCGCTCGAGGCGGATGCCCGCGCCGAAGTCGATCGGCTCCTCGGCGATCCGGGCCTCGGCCCGGACGAGGTCGCGGCGCTGCAGCGCACCATCATCGACACCGGCGCGCTCGCGCGCGTGGAGGAGCTCATCGACCGCTACGCGGCCGAAGCCGAGGCGGCGCTGCCGGGTTCGAGCCTGGATGAGGCCGCGCTCGAAGATCTGCGCGACCTCGCACGCGCGGCCACGGTGCGATCGACCTGA
- the pknB gene encoding Stk1 family PASTA domain-containing Ser/Thr kinase: MSTSQQTDPLIGRLVDGRYRVRARIARGGMATVYVATDLRLERRVALKVMHSHLSDDTVFQSRFIQEARAAARLADPHVVNVFDQGQDGEMAYLVMEYLPGITLRDLLREQRRLTVPQAVSIMDAVLSGLAAAHRAGIVHRDVKPENVLLAEDGRVKIGDFGLARATTANTATGAQLLGTIAYLAPELVTRGTADARSDIYALGIMLYEMLVGEQPYKGEQPMQIAFQHATDSVPRPSAKNPGVPEPLDEFVLWATEKNPDERPVDAREMLEKLRQIERELGITPQITRTAPIKTIVEHTPTGEMTAVMPMAATGPTAAVDEDDNAARLRRSTRRRSTRGAWLLAIVLVLAVIAGGAGWWFGSGPGSLVAVPSLENLTFDQARSRLAEDSLQAVEAGRSSLDVEPGLAIGSDPDAGERLDKNAEVVVFISTGPQPVQLDGLMGRTEDEARTVLGDNVIGVEDENTEFFTDASAGTVVGVLIHPRAGGDDIACGEGCAIHQGDTATLWVSVGPVPAVAGMSEQDARNALQEAGLEVSDDVTRTSSDSVAEGVVIGLEPRPVAGSWRPGETAQLIVSTGPPRFPIPGVVGLTRDEAKAALEAEGFVANWALFWNAVPNGLTEVTSQDLPEGDLRVRGTEVYLQITVTG, encoded by the coding sequence GTGAGCACGAGTCAGCAGACCGACCCGCTGATCGGCCGTCTCGTCGACGGTCGATACCGGGTGCGTGCTCGCATCGCGCGCGGGGGCATGGCCACGGTGTATGTCGCCACCGATCTGCGCCTGGAGCGGCGCGTCGCCCTCAAGGTGATGCACAGTCACCTCAGCGACGACACGGTGTTCCAGAGCCGGTTCATCCAGGAGGCCCGCGCCGCGGCCCGGCTGGCCGACCCGCACGTCGTGAACGTCTTCGACCAGGGCCAGGACGGCGAGATGGCCTACCTGGTGATGGAGTACCTCCCCGGGATCACCCTGCGCGATCTGCTCCGCGAGCAGCGACGGCTGACCGTGCCGCAGGCGGTGTCGATCATGGATGCCGTGCTCTCGGGCCTGGCCGCCGCCCACCGTGCGGGGATCGTGCACCGCGACGTGAAGCCCGAGAACGTGCTCCTCGCCGAAGACGGCCGTGTCAAGATCGGCGACTTCGGGCTCGCACGCGCCACGACCGCGAACACGGCGACCGGGGCGCAGCTGCTCGGCACGATCGCCTACCTCGCCCCCGAACTGGTCACGCGCGGCACGGCCGACGCGCGCAGCGACATCTACGCGCTCGGCATCATGCTCTACGAGATGCTCGTCGGCGAGCAGCCGTACAAGGGCGAGCAGCCGATGCAGATCGCCTTCCAGCACGCCACCGACTCGGTGCCTCGCCCGAGCGCCAAGAACCCCGGTGTGCCCGAGCCGCTCGACGAGTTCGTGCTGTGGGCGACCGAGAAGAATCCCGACGAGCGCCCGGTCGATGCCCGGGAGATGCTCGAGAAGCTCCGGCAGATCGAGCGCGAGCTCGGCATCACGCCCCAGATCACACGCACGGCGCCGATCAAGACCATCGTCGAGCACACGCCGACGGGCGAGATGACCGCCGTGATGCCGATGGCGGCGACGGGGCCGACCGCCGCGGTCGACGAGGACGACAACGCCGCCCGGCTGCGCCGCTCCACTCGTCGCCGCTCCACCCGCGGCGCGTGGCTGCTCGCGATCGTGCTCGTGCTCGCCGTGATCGCCGGCGGCGCCGGCTGGTGGTTCGGCTCCGGCCCGGGCTCGCTCGTGGCGGTGCCCTCGCTGGAGAACCTCACCTTCGATCAGGCCAGGAGCCGTCTCGCGGAGGACTCGCTCCAGGCGGTGGAGGCGGGGCGCAGCAGCCTCGACGTGGAGCCCGGTCTCGCGATCGGCAGCGATCCCGACGCGGGCGAGCGCCTCGACAAGAACGCGGAGGTCGTCGTGTTCATCTCCACCGGACCGCAGCCGGTGCAGCTGGACGGCCTCATGGGCCGCACCGAGGACGAGGCGCGCACCGTACTCGGGGACAACGTCATCGGCGTCGAGGACGAGAACACCGAGTTCTTCACCGATGCCTCCGCCGGCACCGTCGTGGGCGTGCTCATCCACCCCCGCGCCGGCGGCGACGACATCGCCTGCGGCGAGGGCTGCGCGATCCACCAGGGCGACACCGCCACGCTGTGGGTGTCGGTGGGGCCCGTGCCCGCGGTGGCGGGCATGTCGGAGCAGGACGCCCGCAACGCCCTCCAGGAGGCAGGCCTCGAGGTCTCCGACGACGTGACCCGCACCTCCAGCGACTCCGTCGCCGAGGGGGTCGTCATCGGCCTGGAGCCGCGTCCCGTCGCGGGCAGCTGGCGCCCCGGCGAGACGGCTCAGCTGATCGTGTCGACCGGTCCCCCGCGCTTCCCGATCCCCGGTGTGGTCGGCCTGACCCGCGACGAGGCGAAGGCGGCGCTGGAGGCCGAGGGCTTCGTCGCGAACTGGGCCCTCTTCTGGAATGCCGTGCCCAACGGCCTCACCGAGGTGACGAGCCAGGACCTGCCCGAGGGAGACCTCCGCGTGCGGGGCACGGAGGTCTACCTCCAGATCACCGTCACCGGCTGA